A single region of the Mycoplasma mycoides subsp. mycoides SC str. PG1 genome encodes:
- a CDS encoding ABC transporter ATP-binding protein, translated as MKVKNNFDHFYKPMTDEELKKDRKSFNRGRKSFINVIWKHMKINKKWAIGLLVTAILSAFFAAFNPLLMQQLQFSVEFEKTKKVFDNFWGFNWKIILSIWIIILVITAILTYIANLFGNELGRKIEISLRNELTKKLITTDIEYYSNKKTGEILTKVVSDTQIIGMQASVIPNIIFIAFFTMIFTLITLFITTSLYIGLFFIALFLMFGILFGLDFLPMRKLVFNLRKIITDINGDVTDRINTIKLIKANGTEEYEKKRFVDIHEIYYKKYKQISYFQSVMISILFFAINTVQILMTIIALWLYKNDIDTLKAILGPMLICAGMLIGPVMQLLRAVVGMVQASTSAQRIDEITAAKQLINNHALDKKGIRIHKIEGNVIFKNVTFAYSDKPDNVILPNFNLVLEQGKSYAFVGQTGVGKSTISKLLLRFYDPSSGEVLINNNINLKDVFLPSYLNHIGYVEQDPSVLLGTVLDNLRYVKPSATDEEIILACKKAELHDLVMTWPDQYNTILGERGFILSGGQKQRLVIARMFLKDPQILILDEATSALDNVVEKEIQSKLEELMKNRTSITIAHRLSTIRNVDQIIVLAPKKGIIQIGTFKELVKKPGEFKDLYEAGFSKYDV; from the coding sequence ATGAAAGTCAAAAATAATTTCGATCATTTTTATAAACCAATGACTGATGAAGAGTTAAAAAAAGATAGAAAATCTTTTAACCGTGGTAGAAAAAGTTTTATTAATGTTATTTGAAAGCACATGAAAATTAATAAAAAATGAGCTATAGGTTTATTAGTTACTGCTATTTTATCTGCTTTTTTTGCTGCTTTTAATCCTTTATTAATGCAACAATTACAGTTTTCTGTTGAATTTGAAAAAACTAAAAAAGTTTTTGATAATTTTTGAGGATTTAATTGAAAAATAATTTTATCTATTTGAATTATTATTTTAGTTATTACTGCAATTTTGACTTACATTGCTAACTTATTTGGAAATGAACTAGGTAGAAAAATCGAAATTAGTTTAAGAAATGAATTAACTAAAAAATTAATTACAACAGATATTGAATATTATTCAAATAAAAAAACAGGTGAAATTTTAACTAAAGTAGTTTCTGATACTCAAATTATTGGTATGCAAGCTTCTGTTATACCAAATATTATTTTTATTGCTTTTTTTACAATGATATTTACTTTAATTACTTTATTTATTACAACTAGTTTATATATTGGTTTATTTTTTATTGCACTATTTTTAATGTTTGGTATTTTATTTGGTTTAGATTTTTTACCTATGAGAAAATTGGTGTTTAATCTTAGAAAAATTATTACTGATATTAATGGCGATGTTACTGATAGAATTAATACAATTAAATTAATTAAAGCTAATGGTACTGAAGAATATGAAAAGAAAAGATTTGTAGATATTCATGAAATTTATTATAAAAAATATAAACAAATTAGTTATTTTCAATCTGTAATGATAAGTATCTTATTTTTTGCTATTAATACAGTACAAATTTTAATGACAATAATTGCTTTATGATTATATAAAAATGATATTGATACTTTAAAAGCTATTTTAGGTCCGATGTTAATATGTGCTGGAATGTTAATTGGTCCTGTTATGCAATTACTAAGAGCTGTTGTAGGAATGGTTCAAGCAAGTACTTCAGCACAAAGAATTGATGAAATTACAGCTGCAAAACAACTTATTAATAATCACGCATTAGATAAAAAAGGAATTAGAATTCATAAAATTGAGGGAAATGTAATATTTAAAAATGTTACTTTTGCTTATTCAGACAAACCAGATAATGTTATTTTGCCTAATTTTAATTTAGTTTTAGAACAAGGTAAAAGTTATGCTTTTGTTGGTCAAACTGGAGTAGGAAAATCAACTATTTCAAAACTATTATTAAGATTTTATGATCCAAGCTCAGGTGAAGTTTTAATTAATAATAATATTAATCTTAAAGATGTGTTTTTACCAAGTTATTTAAATCATATTGGATATGTTGAACAAGATCCATCAGTTTTATTAGGAACAGTTTTAGATAATTTAAGATATGTAAAACCTAGTGCAACAGATGAAGAGATTATTCTAGCATGTAAAAAAGCTGAATTACACGATTTAGTTATGACTTGACCAGATCAATATAATACAATTTTAGGAGAACGTGGATTTATTTTATCTGGAGGTCAAAAACAAAGACTAGTTATTGCTAGAATGTTTTTAAAAGATCCACAAATATTAATATTAGATGAAGCAACAAGTGCATTAGATAATGTTGTTGAAAAAGAGATTCAATCTAAATTAGAAGAATTAATGAAAAATAGAACAAGCATTACAATTGCTCATAGACTTTCAACAATAAGAAATGTTGATCAAATTATTGTTTTAGCTCCTAAAAAAGGAATTATTCAAATTGGTACTTTTAAAGAACTAGTAAAAAAACCTGGTGAATTTAAAGATTTATATGAAGCCGGTTTTTCTAAATATGATGTCTAA
- a CDS encoding ABC transporter ATP-binding protein → MSKVKKVYTKIKKKWSFDNTGKFTLKKFGLFIRMNIEIAKKNPLLFFGVVFFTSLDAIFAAMLPLFSSKIITTLVQNNKQWLFNWMELDSTGWLYAIAINLAIIIICEYFTNFTIALYSAQIEVMQRLKILKALTDQDVDFYFDHVSGNILTRLVGDTQFLALGVQQFLTNLIYAFSGSITAITIMYTQNLYMIATLSLVYLLIANLFCVGFFIDMRRKLILAFDIKRETDADMTDRINNISLIKASGTEEFEIKRLEEKNKDYENGLTKFTHSSALLNTSLTFVIQLLIPIIFIIIAVQYLSNNQSSNSLGADIALIFPLLSTLIGGIAILLPSLRSATAASNAANRISELTDPKPMVHSNLKGYKIDKIDKIVLDNISFSYPKKPERIVIPPTKLIFEKGKSYAFVGQTGSGKTTIAKLLLRFYVPTDGKILINGEYNLNRINLPAYLNHIGYVEQEPQILYGTFLDNIKYSKFDATDEEVIQACKKAELHDFIMSLPDQYHTVLGQRGFILSGGQKQRLVIARVFLKDPDVVILDEATSALDNVVEKEIQDKLEELIKGRMCITIAHRLTTIKNVDEIYVLGPNGVGIVQMGTFDQLKKQPGHFRNLYEAGLME, encoded by the coding sequence ATGTCAAAAGTAAAAAAAGTTTATACAAAAATCAAAAAAAAGTGAAGTTTTGATAATACAGGTAAATTTACTTTAAAAAAATTTGGTCTTTTTATTAGAATGAATATTGAAATAGCTAAAAAAAATCCTTTGCTTTTTTTTGGTGTTGTATTTTTTACATCATTAGATGCAATATTTGCAGCAATGCTTCCTTTGTTTTCATCAAAAATAATCACTACTTTAGTTCAAAATAATAAACAATGGTTATTTAATTGAATGGAATTAGATTCAACTGGTTGGTTATATGCTATTGCTATTAATTTGGCAATAATTATAATTTGTGAATATTTTACTAATTTCACAATAGCTTTGTATTCAGCTCAAATTGAAGTAATGCAAAGACTTAAAATTTTAAAAGCATTAACAGATCAGGATGTAGATTTTTATTTTGATCATGTTTCTGGAAACATTTTAACAAGATTAGTTGGAGATACTCAATTTCTAGCTTTAGGAGTTCAGCAATTTTTAACTAATTTAATTTATGCTTTCTCTGGATCAATAACAGCTATTACAATTATGTATACTCAAAATTTATATATGATAGCAACTTTATCTTTAGTATATTTATTAATAGCTAATTTATTTTGTGTAGGCTTTTTTATTGATATGAGAAGAAAATTAATATTAGCATTTGATATTAAAAGAGAAACTGATGCTGATATGACAGATAGAATTAATAATATTTCACTTATTAAAGCAAGTGGAACTGAAGAATTTGAAATTAAAAGATTAGAAGAAAAAAATAAAGATTATGAAAATGGATTAACAAAATTTACTCACTCCTCAGCTTTGTTAAATACTTCTTTAACTTTTGTTATTCAATTATTAATTCCAATTATTTTTATAATTATTGCAGTTCAATATTTAAGTAATAATCAGTCAAGTAATAGTTTAGGTGCTGATATTGCTTTAATTTTTCCTTTACTATCAACTTTAATTGGTGGAATTGCTATTTTATTACCAAGTTTAAGATCAGCAACCGCTGCTTCTAATGCTGCTAATAGAATTAGTGAATTAACAGATCCAAAGCCAATGGTTCATTCTAATTTAAAAGGTTATAAAATTGATAAAATTGATAAAATTGTTCTTGATAACATTAGTTTTTCATATCCAAAAAAACCTGAAAGAATAGTTATTCCACCAACTAAATTAATTTTTGAAAAAGGAAAAAGCTATGCTTTTGTTGGCCAAACTGGTAGTGGTAAAACTACTATAGCAAAACTTTTATTAAGATTTTATGTTCCAACTGATGGAAAAATTTTAATTAATGGTGAATATAATTTAAACAGAATTAATTTACCGGCTTATTTAAATCATATTGGATATGTTGAACAAGAACCACAAATTTTATATGGTACTTTTTTAGATAATATTAAATATTCTAAATTTGATGCAACAGATGAAGAAGTGATTCAAGCTTGTAAAAAGGCTGAACTTCATGATTTTATTATGTCTTTACCAGATCAATATCACACTGTTTTAGGGCAAAGAGGATTTATTTTATCTGGTGGTCAAAAACAAAGATTAGTTATTGCTAGAGTCTTTTTAAAAGATCCTGATGTAGTAATTTTAGATGAAGCAACAAGTGCATTAGATAATGTTGTTGAAAAAGAAATTCAAGATAAATTAGAAGAATTAATTAAAGGTAGAATGTGTATTACTATAGCTCATAGGTTAACAACTATTAAAAATGTTGATGAAATTTATGTTTTAGGACCTAATGGTGTGGGAATTGTTCAAATGGGAACTTTTGATCAATTAAAAAAACAACCCGGTCATTTTAGAAACTTATATGAAGCAGGGTTGATGGAATAA